A stretch of Misgurnus anguillicaudatus unplaced genomic scaffold, ASM2758022v2 HiC_scaffold_33, whole genome shotgun sequence DNA encodes these proteins:
- the LOC141363190 gene encoding delta(14)-sterol reductase TM7SF2-like, which translates to MSTHESNHQSHKNGFQQDNGHEKIKEVNSPWNNSFLCVLCVVLGVSLITLLDCCRPSSEPWVLLGSSEKPVWDWTSVSLLLLYTLLQGALYYLPVGQVMEGKIGFHGKRLKYKLNGLHAFILSLVLLLTLWYFGFVRASGLTHRLFSLVSAGVAVSLLFSLMLYLYPLQTSSSTQVHYETAKPLLNFILGQIMDPRVGDIDVKQFVMVRIGFIGWALMDVIYLLTAIEMKDSLSLSMLLVIGFHLIYILDFLIDEGSILTTKEFTEEPIGFIMIMGEYIWIPFFSSLPVYFLLQKPNHIHYLSAVPICLLFATGFLIYYLSNEQKDGFRRNPNHPAYTNLETIKSPSGKSLLVSGWFGWVRHPNYLGDIMMMLAWCLPCGFSSALPYLPALQCFNLLRKRANEIEESCMKKHGSAWKEYCTRVPYKVIPYVY; encoded by the exons ATGAGCACACATGAGTCAAATCATCAG TCACACAAGAATGgatttcagcaggataatggaCATGAGAAGATCAAAGAGGTCAACAGTCCCTGGAACAACAGCT ttttgtgtgtgctgtgtgttgtGTTGGGAGTCTCTCTCATAACACTGTTGGATTGTTGTCGTCCGTCCTCTGAACCCTGGGTACTGTTGGGTTCTTCAGAAAAGCCCGTATGGGACTGGACCTCGGTCTCTCTGCTGCTCTTATATACTCTCCTGCAGGGGGCGCTCTATTATCTACCTGTAGGACAG GTGATGGAAGGCAAAATAGGCTTTCATGGAAAGCGTTTGAAATACAAACTCAATG GTCTCCATGCGTTCATATTGAGCTTGGTTCTGCTCTTGACTCTCTGGTACTTTGGGTTTGTCCGGGCCAGCGGTTTGACCCACAGGTTATTTTCGTTGGTGAGCGCGGGTGTGGCCGTCTCTCTGCTCTTCAGTCTGATGTTGTACCTGTACCCACTCCAAACATCCTCCTCTACACAGGTGCACTATGAGACAG CGAAGCCCCTGTTGAATTTCATACTGGGTCAAATTATGGACCCTCGTGTAGGCGACATCGATGTCAAACAGTTTGTCATGGTCAGGATCGGATTTATCGGCTGG GCTTTGATGGATGTGATTTATCTCCTGACTGCTATAGAGATGAAGGATTCGCTCTCTCTTTCAATGCTGCTTGTCATTGGCTTTCATCTCATTTACATATTGGATTTTCTCATCGATGAG GGATCTATACtgacaaccaaagagtttacaGAGGAGCCCATCGGGTTCATTATGATTATGGGCGAGTATATCTGGATCCCTTTCTTCTCCAGTCTGCCCGTATACTTTCTTCTTCAAAAGCCCAATCACATCCATTATCTGTCAGCTGTGCCCATCTGTCTGCTGTTTG CTACTGGCTTCCTGATTTACTATCTGTCCAATGAGCAGAAAGACGGTTTTCGACGAAATCCAAATCATCCAGCTTACACGA ATCTAGAGACCATTAAAAGCCCATCAGGAAAGAGTCTACTGGTCTCGGGATGGTTTGGCTGGGTCAGACACCCCAATTATCTGGGAGACATTATGATGATGTTAGCCTGGTGTCTCCCCTGTG GATTCAGCAGCGCTCTGCCATATCTACCAGCACTACAGTGTTTTAATTTACTGAGAAAACGAGCCAATGAGATTGAAGAGTCGTGTATGAAGAAACATGGAAGTGCATGGAAAGAATATTGTACAAGAGTGCCATACAAAGTGATTCCTTATGTCTACTGA